In Acidobacteriota bacterium, a single genomic region encodes these proteins:
- a CDS encoding ferritin, whose amino-acid sequence MGIRGREIVGKNVDRVVELLNKAFADEWLAYYQYWLGAKIISGPMKDAVITELMQHAADELRHADMVSNRIIQLGGTPLTSPTHWFKWTNCGYDEPTDPYVAKILEQNIKGEQCAISVYHALTKEVQAEDPVTYNIAVQILQDEVEHEEDLQALLEDLQFMMAKGR is encoded by the coding sequence ATGGGCATTCGAGGACGCGAGATCGTTGGAAAAAACGTGGACCGCGTGGTGGAGCTGCTGAACAAGGCGTTCGCGGACGAATGGCTGGCCTACTACCAGTATTGGCTGGGGGCGAAGATCATCTCCGGTCCCATGAAGGACGCGGTGATCACCGAACTGATGCAGCACGCGGCCGATGAGCTGCGGCATGCCGACATGGTGTCCAACCGGATCATCCAGCTCGGGGGCACGCCGCTGACCTCGCCCACCCACTGGTTCAAGTGGACGAACTGCGGCTATGACGAACCCACCGACCCGTACGTGGCGAAGATCCTGGAGCAGAACATCAAGGGCGAGCAGTGCGCCATCTCGGTGTACCATGCCCTGACCAAGGAAGTGCAGGCGGAGGACCCGGTGACCTACAACATCGCCGTCCAGATCCTCCAGGACGAGGTGGAGCACGAGGAGGACCTGCAGGCGCTGCTGGAAGACCTGCAGTTCATGATGGCGAAAGGCCGCTGA
- a CDS encoding DUF5320 domain-containing protein, with protein sequence MPGGDRTGPMGMGPMTGRAAGYCAGFAVPGSANAVPGRGYGMGFGWGRGRGGGAWGRGGGRGWRNRFYATGLPGWARGGTAFGPYGYAAPPAAPDPAAEKQMLQGHIEALKAELESVQQRLSELEKEGSDAK encoded by the coding sequence ATGCCAGGAGGAGATCGAACCGGACCGATGGGGATGGGCCCCATGACAGGACGTGCCGCCGGCTATTGCGCCGGATTTGCGGTGCCCGGATCCGCCAATGCGGTGCCGGGGCGCGGCTATGGGATGGGCTTCGGCTGGGGCCGGGGCCGGGGCGGCGGCGCCTGGGGCCGCGGCGGGGGCCGCGGCTGGCGGAACCGCTTCTACGCCACGGGTCTGCCGGGCTGGGCGCGCGGTGGCACGGCCTTCGGACCCTACGGATACGCGGCGCCGCCCGCCGCGCCGGATCCGGCAGCGGAAAAGCAGATGCTGCAGGGGCACATCGAGGCGCTGAAAGCCGAGTTGGAATCGGTTCAGCAGCGGCTCAGCGAGCTGGAAAAGGAAGGATCGGACGCCAAGTGA